A region from the Cannabis sativa cultivar Pink pepper isolate KNU-18-1 chromosome 9, ASM2916894v1, whole genome shotgun sequence genome encodes:
- the LOC115723001 gene encoding protein FAR1-RELATED SEQUENCE 5, which translates to MEFGVDGDVNGEILRNSVEVENSRGGDENETGGSSVEGAFQHDHDEKMNQDSPDGDMIPVGVPTTSLVPADEPFVGQEFDSEAAAHAFYNAYATRIGFIIRVSKLSRSRRDGTAIGRALVCNKEGYRMPDKREKIVRQRAETRVGCRAMILVRKVTSGKWVVTKFVKEHTHPLTPGKGRRDCIYDQYPNEHDKIRELSQQLAIEKKRAATYKRHLELIFEHIEEHNESLSKKIHHIVESVKDVETKEQQGHR; encoded by the exons TGGAGTTTGGGGTCGATGGAGATGTCAATGGAGAGATTTTGCGGAATTCTGTCGAGGTTGAGAATAGTAGGGGAGGGGATGAAAATGAAACTGGTGGGAGTTCTGTTGAAGGGGCATTCCAACACGATCATGATGAAAAGATGAACCAAGATTCTCCTGATGGGGATATGATACCTGTAGGAGTTCCTACTACATCACTGGTTCCAGCCGATGAGCCTTTTGTGGGGCAGGAGTTTGATTCTGAAGCAGCTGCCCATGCATTTTACAATGCATATGCCACGCGCATTGGTTTTATCATCCGTGTGAGTAAACTTTCTAGGTCAAGGCGAGATGGAACTGCAATTGGCCGTGCACTTGTTTGTAACAAAGAGGGGTATAGAATGCCTGACAAGCGTGAAAAGATTGTTAGGCAAAGGGCAGAGACAAGGGTTGGCTGCAGGGCAATGATTTTGGTGAGGAAAGTAACTTCTGGAAAGTGGGTTGTGACGAAATTTGTTAAGGAGCATACTCATCCTTTGACGCCTGGAAAAGGCCGAAGGGATTGCATTTATGATCAATATCCG AACGAGCATGACAAGATCAGGGAACTATCCCAGCAGTTAGCCATAGAGAAAAAGCGAGCAGCAACTTACAAAAGGCATCTCGAACTCATATTTGAGCATATTGAGGAGCACAACGAGAGCTTGTCAAAGAAGATCCATCACATAGTAGAGAGTGTGAAGGACGTGGAAACAAAAGAGCAGCAAGGTCATAGATAG